In the Flavisolibacter tropicus genome, one interval contains:
- the gcvP gene encoding aminomethyl-transferring glycine dehydrogenase, which translates to MSLFEAQSTEFQPRHIGPNENETAQMLKAVGVSDLDELMEKTVPAGIRMQEDLNLPSPMSEFEYLQHIKEVSLKNKVFKTYIGQGYYDTITPSVILRNIFENPAWYTQYTPYQAEISQGRLESLLNYQTMVSDLTGLPIANASLLDEGTAAAEAMTMFFNTLNKDINHIGRPKFFVDEDTFPQTKDVVITRAQPVGIEVVFGDYKKATLDNTYFGALVQYPNDKGSIEDYRDFINKVHGIGGFVAMATDLLALTLLTPPGELGADVALGSAQRFGVPLGYGGPHAAFFAAKDDFKRSIPGRIIGVSVDSQGNRALRMALQTREQHIKREKATSNICTAQALLANMAAMYAVFHGSNGLRNIAKRIALLTQTLANALEERGYTITKEFFFDTIVVKVDDVTTYRQKAERQQLNFRYFDNQHIGISLDETTTPSDLFDVINSFVNDVDPVAYQIEHEGGLDIIPSALTRTSDFLTHPVFNTHHSETQMMRYIRFLESKDYSLVHGMIPLGSCTMKLNAASEMMPLSWSHWSKIHPFAPVAQTEGYTYVVNELSKYLCEITQFDACSLQPNSGAQGEYAGLLAIKGFHEANGEAHRNVMLIPISAHGTNPASAVMVGMKVVVVKALENGYIDVEDLKAKAQEHSANLAGIMITYPSTYGVYEESVTEITEIVHSHGGQVYMDGANMNAQVGLTAPGLIGADVCHLNLHKTFAIPHGGGGPGMGPICVKEHLAKHLPGHVVFNNGQSSNFKAHGAVSAAQYGSASILLISYAYIRMLGAQGVRKATEYAILNANYMLARLKDQYEILYTNHHHACAHEFIIDLRPLKKTAEIEAEDVAKRLMDYGFHAPTLSFPVPGTIMVEPTESEDKAELDRFCEAMLSIRREIDMIENGGLDKKDNPLKNAPHTMAQICNDEWTKPYTRTMAAFPLDSIKANKFWPTVTRVNNTVGDRNLICVCLPTEMYAEQA; encoded by the coding sequence ATGAGCCTTTTTGAAGCACAATCAACTGAGTTTCAACCTCGTCACATCGGCCCCAACGAAAACGAAACAGCCCAGATGCTTAAAGCTGTTGGCGTTAGCGATTTGGATGAGCTGATGGAAAAAACTGTGCCTGCCGGTATTCGCATGCAAGAAGACTTAAACTTGCCTTCCCCGATGAGCGAGTTTGAGTACTTACAACACATTAAAGAAGTCTCTTTAAAGAACAAGGTATTCAAGACTTACATTGGTCAAGGTTATTACGATACGATAACACCTTCTGTTATCTTACGTAACATTTTTGAAAACCCAGCCTGGTATACACAGTATACGCCGTATCAGGCAGAGATCTCTCAAGGCCGTTTGGAAAGTTTGCTTAACTACCAAACTATGGTTAGTGATCTGACAGGCTTACCAATTGCCAATGCCTCTTTATTGGATGAAGGAACAGCAGCGGCAGAGGCCATGACTATGTTCTTTAATACCCTGAATAAAGACATTAATCATATTGGTCGCCCCAAATTCTTTGTTGACGAGGATACCTTCCCTCAAACAAAAGATGTTGTGATCACCCGTGCTCAGCCTGTAGGTATTGAGGTAGTGTTTGGTGACTATAAAAAGGCCACCCTGGATAACACCTACTTTGGGGCATTGGTGCAATATCCGAACGATAAGGGCTCAATTGAAGATTATCGCGATTTCATCAATAAAGTTCATGGCATTGGCGGTTTTGTAGCAATGGCGACTGATTTGTTGGCACTTACGCTTTTAACCCCTCCTGGCGAGTTAGGTGCTGATGTTGCATTAGGTTCAGCTCAGCGCTTTGGTGTACCATTAGGTTATGGTGGTCCACACGCTGCTTTTTTTGCTGCTAAAGATGATTTTAAACGCAGTATCCCAGGCCGTATTATTGGTGTTAGTGTAGACTCTCAAGGAAACCGTGCTTTACGTATGGCTTTACAAACACGTGAACAACACATCAAGCGTGAAAAAGCTACATCAAACATCTGTACTGCACAAGCCTTATTGGCCAATATGGCGGCTATGTATGCAGTGTTTCATGGCTCTAACGGTTTACGCAACATTGCTAAACGTATAGCACTGTTAACCCAGACTTTAGCTAATGCACTGGAAGAGCGTGGCTACACTATTACAAAAGAATTCTTCTTCGATACAATCGTCGTAAAGGTTGACGATGTAACGACTTACCGTCAAAAAGCAGAGCGTCAGCAATTGAACTTCCGCTACTTTGACAACCAACACATCGGTATTTCTTTAGACGAGACAACAACACCTTCTGACCTGTTTGATGTCATTAACTCTTTTGTAAATGATGTTGATCCGGTTGCTTACCAAATTGAGCATGAAGGTGGTTTAGATATCATCCCATCTGCATTAACAAGAACATCAGATTTCTTAACGCATCCTGTATTCAACACGCACCATAGCGAAACACAGATGATGCGCTATATCCGCTTCCTGGAAAGCAAAGATTACTCTCTTGTACATGGTATGATTCCTTTGGGAAGCTGTACCATGAAACTGAATGCTGCCAGCGAAATGATGCCATTAAGCTGGTCACATTGGAGCAAGATCCATCCTTTTGCCCCTGTTGCTCAGACAGAAGGGTATACATATGTAGTAAATGAACTTAGCAAATACCTGTGCGAGATCACACAGTTTGATGCCTGTAGTTTGCAACCAAACAGTGGTGCACAGGGTGAATATGCTGGTTTGCTAGCTATTAAAGGTTTCCATGAAGCTAATGGTGAAGCGCATCGTAATGTAATGCTGATCCCTATTTCTGCACATGGTACCAACCCAGCCTCTGCAGTAATGGTTGGAATGAAAGTAGTGGTAGTAAAAGCGCTGGAGAATGGCTACATCGATGTAGAGGATCTAAAGGCTAAAGCACAGGAACATTCAGCCAATTTAGCCGGTATCATGATCACCTACCCATCTACTTACGGTGTGTATGAAGAATCAGTAACTGAGATTACAGAGATCGTTCATAGCCACGGTGGACAGGTTTATATGGATGGTGCCAATATGAATGCCCAGGTAGGCTTAACTGCTCCTGGTTTGATTGGTGCTGATGTATGCCACTTGAATCTTCATAAGACATTTGCTATTCCTCACGGTGGTGGCGGTCCTGGCATGGGTCCAATTTGCGTAAAAGAGCACTTGGCTAAACACTTACCCGGACACGTAGTATTTAATAATGGGCAGTCTAGCAATTTTAAAGCACATGGTGCTGTAAGTGCTGCACAATATGGATCAGCCTCTATCCTACTGATCTCTTATGCTTACATCCGTATGTTGGGAGCACAAGGTGTTCGTAAGGCTACCGAATATGCTATTTTAAACGCCAACTACATGTTAGCGCGCTTAAAGGACCAGTATGAGATTCTGTACACAAACCATCACCATGCTTGTGCACACGAGTTTATCATTGACCTGCGTCCATTAAAAAAGACAGCAGAAATTGAAGCAGAAGATGTTGCTAAGCGTTTGATGGATTATGGCTTCCATGCTCCTACTTTATCATTCCCTGTACCAGGAACAATCATGGTAGAGCCTACCGAAAGTGAGGACAAAGCTGAATTGGATCGTTTCTGTGAAGCCATGTTAAGTATCCGTCGCGAGATTGACATGATAGAAAATGGAGGACTGGATAAAAAAGATAATCCTTTAAAGAATGCGCCTCACACTATGGCTCAAATCTGCAACGATGAGTGGACAAAGCCATATACTCGTACAATGGCAGCCTTCCCATTGGATTCTATTAAAGCCAATAAATTCTGGCCTACAGTTACCCGTGTCAATAACACAGTAGGTGACCGTAACCTGATATGTGTTTGCTTGCCTACAGAAATGTATGCAGAACAAGCATAA
- a CDS encoding AraC family transcriptional regulator encodes METAIAPTVINEVLQYIQQHLAGNLSLDRLAKYAGYSSFHLHRLIKERTGDSVGNYIKTKRIETAAFLLSLTDQPISQVKELVGYSNDAAFSKAFHQLMGCSPREFRKQKMFNRDLSALPQEYISLEYHIERKSDWQALSFPSICNYFDNTFFDCWKPAKEFLTQSTIQYKDIEFWGTIHECPNVTGKEKCRFDATIQPASFTVPADIFNTKYKGGKFAVFQFCAPYAYFKDITIRISQYILEDTSLEFREGYSFLRYHQDPITNGPDYIMTKWYLPVK; translated from the coding sequence ATGGAAACCGCTATTGCGCCTACAGTAATTAATGAAGTCTTGCAGTATATTCAACAACACCTTGCCGGCAACCTGTCTTTAGACCGGCTGGCGAAGTATGCCGGTTATTCCAGTTTTCACTTGCATCGCCTGATCAAAGAAAGAACCGGTGATTCTGTAGGTAACTATATTAAAACAAAACGAATCGAGACAGCAGCCTTCTTACTTAGTTTAACCGACCAACCTATATCACAAGTTAAAGAGTTAGTAGGCTACTCGAATGATGCAGCCTTCTCTAAAGCATTCCATCAATTAATGGGATGCTCGCCTAGAGAGTTTCGAAAACAAAAGATGTTTAATCGAGATCTCAGTGCCTTACCCCAGGAATACATCTCACTTGAGTATCACATTGAAAGAAAATCCGATTGGCAAGCGCTCTCCTTCCCAAGTATCTGCAACTATTTTGACAATACATTTTTTGATTGTTGGAAACCGGCAAAAGAGTTTCTAACACAATCTACAATTCAATATAAAGACATTGAGTTTTGGGGAACAATCCACGAATGCCCCAATGTTACCGGCAAAGAGAAATGCAGGTTTGATGCTACTATTCAGCCAGCTTCATTTACTGTACCTGCAGACATTTTCAATACTAAATACAAGGGGGGAAAGTTCGCTGTATTTCAGTTTTGCGCCCCATATGCCTATTTCAAAGACATCACTATACGCATTAGCCAATACATACTTGAAGATACTTCACTTGAATTCAGAGAAGGCTATTCTTTTCTGAGATACCATCAGGATCCAATAACAAACGGACCAGACTATATAATGACAAAGTGGTACCTACCTGTTAAGTAA
- a CDS encoding methyltransferase, whose amino-acid sequence MSQQTPNAKLWQLALGFANTNILYTLIKSGVIEQLRNNARTLSEIATACHLNADVLFRTLRFAKAIDIVTIEEDNYSLTDVGRLLLKDVSGSLYGGLLMIGSEPWQKSWNLLSYSLETGKDAFTEAMGSPIFDYLDKHPKYGEPYNQWMTTATSMSAKAITASYDFSPFKTICDIGGGQGILLKNILLANPNLKGILYDQESVVANHVLNEVIERVTIQTGNFFEEVPTADVLIMKSVLHDWDDEKSLSILSNCKKVMTLESRLLIVDMVLNNEPDPFGSFYDLHMQVLLAGRERTEQEFQTLLNKAELQLKQIIPTQSPLKIIEVSL is encoded by the coding sequence ATGTCACAACAAACACCAAATGCAAAGCTTTGGCAACTGGCTCTTGGATTTGCAAACACAAATATCTTATATACACTCATTAAATCAGGTGTGATTGAGCAATTACGAAATAACGCTAGAACATTAAGCGAAATAGCAACAGCTTGTCATCTCAATGCAGATGTCTTATTTAGAACATTACGCTTTGCAAAAGCTATAGATATTGTTACAATTGAAGAAGACAACTATAGCCTAACAGATGTTGGTAGATTGCTTTTAAAAGATGTATCTGGTAGCCTATATGGTGGCTTGCTGATGATAGGATCCGAACCTTGGCAAAAGAGCTGGAACCTGTTGTCTTATTCATTAGAAACAGGGAAAGATGCCTTTACTGAGGCAATGGGTAGTCCTATTTTTGACTATTTAGATAAACACCCTAAGTATGGAGAACCTTATAATCAGTGGATGACAACAGCGACTTCTATGTCAGCCAAGGCAATTACCGCTTCTTACGACTTCTCTCCTTTTAAAACCATCTGTGATATTGGCGGAGGTCAAGGCATCCTTTTAAAAAATATTCTGTTAGCTAACCCAAACCTGAAGGGCATCTTATATGATCAGGAAAGTGTAGTAGCTAATCATGTATTGAATGAAGTGATAGAAAGAGTCACCATTCAAACAGGAAACTTCTTTGAAGAGGTACCAACAGCAGATGTTTTGATAATGAAAAGTGTACTACATGATTGGGACGATGAAAAATCACTGAGTATCCTAAGTAATTGCAAGAAGGTTATGACACTCGAATCCCGCTTATTGATTGTAGATATGGTTTTAAATAATGAACCCGATCCTTTCGGCTCTTTCTATGACTTACATATGCAGGTATTGTTAGCTGGCAGAGAAAGAACAGAACAGGAGTTTCAAACACTCTTAAACAAAGCCGAACTCCAATTAAAACAAATTATTCCAACTCAATCACCACTAAAAATTATAGAAGTTTCTTTATAG
- a CDS encoding acetyl-CoA hydrolase/transferase family protein, protein MKVAIQYKTAPEALSIIQSGNRVFVQGSAQTPTFLLSELAKMADRFKDVELVSISVYGDIHVNKPSLLESFHMNSLFVSASIRADVNEGRADYVPVFLSDIPNLFYQNILPIDVAIVQVSPPDVHGYCSLGVSVDIARSAVNTAKYVIAQVNPNVPRTHGDGLIHINRFHSMVYCEDPLYEAHFGEKVGADELRIGEYVASLIDDRCTLQMGIGSIPDAVLKSLTNHKDLGVHTEMCSDGIVDLFEKDIINNKHKNIHPNKAVIGFALGTRRLYDYVDDNPAFQFLDIDYVNDPHVIRRNNKMVAINSAVEIDITGQVCSDSIGTYQFSGVGGQMDFMRGAALSKGGKPIIALPSRTAKGVSRIVAMLKPGAGVVTTRAHVHYVVTEYGIAYLFGKNLRQRAKALISIAHPEDREQLEKACFERFKLF, encoded by the coding sequence ATGAAAGTTGCTATCCAATATAAGACTGCTCCAGAAGCATTAAGTATTATTCAATCTGGGAATAGGGTTTTTGTACAAGGTAGTGCTCAAACACCTACTTTCCTGCTAAGCGAACTGGCAAAAATGGCAGATCGCTTTAAAGATGTAGAGTTAGTATCTATAAGTGTATATGGCGATATACATGTAAATAAGCCATCGCTTCTAGAAAGCTTTCATATGAATTCTTTATTTGTATCTGCATCCATCCGTGCAGACGTAAATGAAGGTAGAGCTGATTATGTTCCTGTCTTTTTAAGTGATATACCCAACCTTTTCTATCAAAATATATTACCGATAGACGTGGCTATTGTTCAGGTTTCTCCTCCTGACGTTCATGGGTATTGCTCATTGGGAGTGTCTGTAGATATAGCTCGCTCTGCGGTAAATACAGCTAAATATGTTATTGCACAGGTTAATCCCAATGTTCCACGTACACACGGCGATGGATTAATTCATATTAATCGTTTTCATAGCATGGTGTATTGTGAGGATCCATTATACGAAGCACATTTTGGTGAAAAGGTAGGAGCGGATGAGCTAAGAATAGGCGAGTATGTAGCCTCATTAATTGATGATCGATGCACCTTACAAATGGGAATCGGTTCTATACCAGATGCTGTATTGAAATCACTCACTAACCATAAAGATTTGGGTGTTCATACGGAGATGTGTTCAGATGGTATTGTAGATCTTTTTGAAAAAGATATCATCAACAACAAACACAAAAATATTCATCCTAATAAAGCGGTGATTGGGTTTGCATTAGGTACCCGTCGCTTATATGATTATGTGGATGATAATCCTGCATTTCAATTTTTGGATATTGATTATGTGAATGATCCGCATGTGATACGCCGCAACAATAAGATGGTAGCCATAAACAGTGCCGTTGAAATTGATATTACTGGACAGGTATGTTCTGACTCTATTGGAACCTATCAGTTTTCTGGTGTGGGTGGTCAAATGGATTTTATGCGAGGTGCTGCTCTAAGTAAAGGTGGTAAGCCTATAATAGCCTTGCCATCCCGTACAGCTAAAGGCGTATCAAGAATTGTAGCTATGTTAAAGCCTGGTGCTGGTGTAGTAACCACCCGTGCACATGTACACTATGTGGTTACAGAATATGGTATTGCTTATTTATTTGGAAAAAACCTACGTCAGCGTGCTAAGGCTTTGATCAGCATAGCTCACCCAGAAGATCGAGAACAATTGGAAAAGGCATGCTTTGAACGCTTTAAGCTGTTTTAA
- a CDS encoding FUSC family protein: MRNQLREFRYFFFTQEFADGLRTTIAILLPSLILYFFGQLHIGTTISLGALCVNFADAPGPVIHKRNGMFFSILFMFISALLTGFVHTNVYALGLEILLCSFLFSMFTVYGARATAVGSGALLVLILTMDQPNHGYGILWQALFIVAGGLWYAGISLLFYNISPYRPAQRALGKCIRELAKYLRIKAKFYNTNADLEKAYQELFSQQVVVSEKQESVRELFFKSRQIVGEPSFTGHTLILTFVDVMDMFEEVTATYYDYPSLHQRFQKYHILSDINKFIHSIANELDAIGLAILANHPYRKGVNFEQEFDALKVQIDKISEEEKGISNIVLKKILVNIRRLVLRINDISNYFEPATHKSERVKNIDFQRFVSHQSFDAKLFWDNMNLNSSIFRHSIRVAIACLIGFTISKVFHYGQHSYWIVLTIAFILKPAYSLTKQRNIERIIGTVIGGMIAILILAFIPNTNILFALMVVFMLGTYSTQRTNYIAMVLFVTPFVLILFKLMGLRFIAVARERILDTVIGCAIAFPISYLLFPKWEAEDFKDHIRKMLQANIDYLLTVAKKFSGEVMKTTDFKLARKEVYIQSANLSAAFQRMLSEPKGKQKNKKISTSL, from the coding sequence ATGAGAAATCAGCTTAGGGAGTTTAGATATTTTTTCTTTACGCAAGAGTTTGCAGATGGTTTACGAACCACTATTGCCATTCTCTTGCCTTCCTTAATACTTTACTTTTTTGGGCAGTTACATATAGGTACCACTATTTCATTAGGTGCACTTTGCGTAAACTTTGCTGACGCCCCAGGTCCTGTCATTCACAAGCGCAATGGCATGTTTTTTAGCATTCTGTTCATGTTCATTTCAGCCCTACTTACAGGTTTCGTTCATACAAATGTGTATGCCTTAGGGCTAGAGATTTTGCTGTGCAGCTTTCTTTTTTCCATGTTTACCGTTTATGGTGCACGGGCTACGGCTGTGGGCAGCGGCGCTTTATTGGTATTGATATTAACAATGGACCAGCCCAACCATGGCTATGGAATTCTATGGCAAGCATTATTTATTGTAGCCGGAGGATTATGGTATGCTGGAATAAGTTTACTCTTTTACAATATTAGCCCTTATCGCCCAGCGCAAAGAGCATTAGGGAAATGCATTAGAGAACTGGCAAAATATTTAAGAATCAAGGCAAAGTTTTATAATACAAATGCAGATTTAGAAAAAGCGTATCAGGAGTTATTCTCGCAACAAGTAGTCGTTAGTGAGAAGCAAGAAAGTGTTAGAGAACTTTTCTTTAAAAGCCGCCAAATTGTAGGGGAGCCGTCATTTACAGGGCATACCTTGATTCTCACATTTGTAGATGTAATGGATATGTTTGAAGAAGTAACCGCCACCTATTACGATTACCCTTCGTTACATCAGCGCTTTCAGAAATACCACATATTATCTGATATAAACAAATTTATTCATTCCATTGCCAATGAGTTAGATGCAATTGGACTGGCTATTTTAGCTAATCACCCTTATAGGAAGGGAGTCAATTTTGAACAAGAGTTTGATGCTTTAAAAGTACAAATTGACAAGATCAGCGAAGAGGAAAAGGGTATCAGTAATATCGTACTTAAGAAGATCCTGGTAAATATCCGTAGATTAGTTCTGCGCATCAACGATATCTCCAATTACTTTGAACCAGCTACCCATAAATCAGAGCGCGTTAAAAACATAGATTTTCAACGGTTTGTTTCCCATCAGAGTTTTGACGCCAAGCTGTTTTGGGATAATATGAACCTGAACTCCTCAATATTCAGGCACTCCATACGCGTAGCCATTGCATGCTTAATAGGCTTTACTATTAGTAAGGTGTTTCACTATGGGCAACATAGTTATTGGATCGTATTAACGATAGCCTTCATTTTAAAGCCAGCCTACAGCCTTACCAAACAACGAAATATTGAACGCATAATAGGTACTGTCATAGGTGGTATGATTGCCATTTTAATACTGGCCTTTATTCCTAATACTAACATATTGTTTGCGCTAATGGTAGTATTTATGTTAGGAACATATAGCACACAGCGAACGAATTATATAGCCATGGTTCTCTTTGTAACACCATTTGTACTGATCTTGTTTAAGCTAATGGGGTTACGATTTATTGCAGTAGCCAGAGAGCGTATTTTAGATACAGTTATCGGTTGTGCTATTGCCTTCCCAATTAGTTACCTCTTATTTCCCAAATGGGAGGCTGAAGATTTTAAAGACCATATCCGTAAAATGCTTCAGGCCAATATTGATTATCTACTTACTGTTGCCAAAAAATTTTCAGGAGAGGTAATGAAAACAACCGACTTTAAACTGGCTCGCAAAGAAGTATACATTCAATCAGCCAACTTATCAGCAGCTTTTCAACGCATGCTTTCTGAGCCTAAGGGGAAACAGAAAAATAAAAAGATATCCACCAGTTTGTAG
- the aroQ gene encoding type II 3-dehydroquinate dehydratase: MNIAIINGPNLNLLGKRETDIYGSQPFESFLVSLKTKYPHVHIHYFQSNIEGEIINEIQRVGFDYNGIIINPGGYTHTSVAIGDAIAAIKTPVIEVHISNVHAREEFRKLSHVSGKSVGSIFGLGLKGYELAVEWFIR, translated from the coding sequence ATGAACATTGCTATCATTAATGGTCCAAATTTGAACTTGTTAGGTAAACGCGAAACTGATATTTATGGAAGTCAGCCATTTGAATCCTTTCTGGTGTCATTAAAGACCAAGTATCCGCACGTGCATATTCATTATTTCCAAAGCAATATTGAAGGTGAAATCATTAACGAAATTCAACGGGTGGGCTTTGATTACAATGGTATTATCATTAATCCTGGCGGTTATACGCATACTTCAGTAGCTATCGGTGATGCCATTGCTGCTATTAAAACGCCTGTTATTGAAGTCCATATTTCTAATGTGCATGCCCGTGAGGAATTTCGTAAGTTGTCTCACGTGTCTGGCAAGTCAGTGGGCAGTATTTTTGGCCTTGGATTAAAAGGTTATGAACTAGCTGTTGAATGGTTTATCAGGTAG
- a CDS encoding GNAT family N-acetyltransferase, with protein sequence MFPVLTTDRFLLHEIIADDQAFIFEGLSHPQVIPFYGVSYQTLEAVETQMDFYRDMQVNETGTWWKIVKRETGERVGAIGFNNYNKQHSRTEIGYWLLPQYWKNGIIQEVLPVMIDFILHKKKIHRIEALVETGNTASENVLKRLGFTYEGCMRDCEIKNENYISLSIYSLLSTDTLNIAHEHCYH encoded by the coding sequence ATGTTTCCAGTACTAACTACTGATCGTTTTTTGCTGCATGAAATCATAGCAGATGACCAAGCTTTTATATTTGAAGGACTTAGTCATCCGCAGGTGATACCTTTTTATGGTGTATCCTATCAAACACTTGAAGCAGTAGAAACGCAAATGGATTTTTATAGGGATATGCAGGTAAATGAAACGGGTACCTGGTGGAAGATCGTAAAGAGGGAAACAGGCGAAAGAGTAGGGGCTATAGGCTTTAACAATTATAATAAGCAACATAGTCGGACTGAAATAGGGTATTGGTTACTGCCTCAATATTGGAAGAATGGTATCATACAAGAAGTGCTACCTGTAATGATTGATTTCATTCTTCATAAAAAGAAAATCCATCGCATAGAAGCGCTAGTAGAAACAGGTAATACGGCCAGTGAAAATGTATTGAAACGACTGGGTTTTACCTACGAGGGATGCATGCGTGATTGTGAAATCAAAAACGAGAACTACATTAGCTTATCAATTTATAGTCTACTTTCAACAGACACCTTAAATATTGCACATGAACATTGCTATCATTAA
- the carA gene encoding glutamine-hydrolyzing carbamoyl-phosphate synthase small subunit, protein MSQKEALLVLEDGTVCRGQAFGAIGTTGGELCFNTGMTGYQEVFTDPSYYGQVLIMNNVHIGNYGVNEADIESDSIKIKGLIGRNLEELFSRRQAQGSLDEYLKSQNIVAIEGIDTRALVTAVRSKGAMNCIISSEILDPEVLMKKLEEVPDMSGLELASIVSTNVPYEIGDPVSPIRVAVLDYGTKRNILHCMVERGAYVKVFPAKTPLEEIKAFNANGYFLSNGPGDPASMEYAVGTVKGLLEDEKPTFGICLGHQLLALANDIPTFKMHHGHRGMNHPVKNLITGKCEITTQNHGFGVDPEAVRNAPHIEITHVNLNDNSIEGIRVKGKPAFSVQYHPESFPGPHDSRYLFDEFIDLIKKHSKA, encoded by the coding sequence ATGTCACAGAAAGAAGCCCTTTTAGTTTTAGAAGATGGAACGGTTTGCCGAGGTCAGGCTTTTGGTGCTATTGGTACCACAGGCGGTGAGCTTTGCTTTAATACTGGTATGACCGGCTATCAGGAAGTATTTACAGATCCTAGTTATTATGGTCAGGTTTTGATCATGAACAATGTACATATTGGAAACTATGGGGTAAATGAAGCGGATATAGAAAGTGATAGCATTAAAATAAAGGGTTTGATCGGTAGAAACCTGGAAGAGCTGTTCTCTCGCCGTCAAGCTCAAGGTTCATTAGATGAATATCTGAAGAGTCAAAATATTGTTGCTATTGAGGGTATTGACACAAGAGCGCTTGTTACCGCAGTAAGAAGCAAAGGTGCCATGAACTGCATTATTTCTTCTGAAATTCTGGATCCTGAAGTATTAATGAAAAAGCTGGAAGAAGTACCTGATATGTCGGGTCTGGAGTTGGCATCTATTGTTAGTACTAATGTGCCTTATGAAATTGGAGACCCTGTTTCGCCAATACGTGTAGCTGTATTAGATTATGGTACTAAGCGTAATATTCTGCATTGTATGGTGGAGCGTGGCGCCTATGTAAAAGTATTCCCTGCCAAGACGCCGCTAGAGGAAATCAAAGCATTCAATGCTAATGGATATTTCCTTTCAAACGGCCCTGGCGATCCAGCTTCTATGGAATATGCTGTTGGTACTGTAAAGGGTTTGTTGGAAGATGAGAAGCCAACGTTTGGTATCTGCTTAGGACACCAGTTGCTGGCTTTAGCAAATGATATTCCTACGTTTAAGATGCACCATGGCCATAGAGGGATGAATCATCCAGTAAAGAACCTGATCACTGGTAAATGTGAGATCACTACCCAAAACCATGGATTTGGTGTAGACCCTGAAGCAGTACGCAATGCACCGCATATTGAAATAACACACGTAAACTTGAATGATAACTCCATTGAAGGGATTCGTGTAAAAGGTAAACCGGCCTTTTCAGTACAATACCACCCGGAAAGTTTTCCTGGGCCACACGACAGCCGCTACCTTTTTGATGAATTCATCGATTTGATCAAAAAGCATTCAAAAGCATAA
- the rplQ gene encoding 50S ribosomal protein L17, producing the protein MRHGDKINNLGRKKAHREALLSNLTCQLIQYKRIVTTLAKAKALRVYAEPLITKAKENTTHQRRVVFSYLQDKEAIKELFGTIIEKIGGRPGGYTRIIKLGTRPGDNAEQALIELVDFNEIYGKGKEEKKAPAKRTRRAGGTAKKKATTDAAPEAEASDAQPEATEQQPS; encoded by the coding sequence ATGCGTCACGGAGACAAAATCAACAACCTGGGTCGTAAGAAAGCGCATCGCGAGGCCCTTTTGAGCAACTTGACTTGCCAATTAATTCAGTACAAAAGAATCGTAACTACTTTGGCTAAAGCTAAAGCGTTGCGTGTTTATGCTGAGCCTTTGATCACTAAAGCAAAAGAAAACACTACTCACCAACGTCGTGTGGTGTTCAGTTATTTGCAAGACAAAGAAGCGATCAAAGAATTATTTGGAACAATCATCGAGAAAATCGGCGGTCGTCCAGGTGGTTACACTCGTATTATCAAATTAGGCACTCGTCCTGGTGATAATGCTGAACAAGCCCTGATCGAATTAGTAGACTTTAACGAGATCTACGGAAAAGGTAAAGAAGAGAAGAAAGCTCCTGCTAAAAGAACACGTCGTGCTGGTGGTACTGCTAAAAAGAAAGCTACTACTGATGCGGCTCCTGAAGCTGAAGCATCTGATGCTCAACCTGAAGCAACTGAACAACAACCATCTTAA